Proteins encoded by one window of Mustela erminea isolate mMusErm1 chromosome 7, mMusErm1.Pri, whole genome shotgun sequence:
- the LOC116596380 gene encoding translation initiation factor IF-2-like — MPPRASATRPSSPFCLGRRQQHPEEESSRHSAAPVRAAAATSDLPARAASRSPPPPPRPSLPGRRLAPGVRARARPRVCAHARPASDPRPRPAQDRPGIPARAPRPTSPSRRRRGAASRAPRR; from the coding sequence ATGCCGCCCAGGGCCAGCGCGACGCGGCCCTCGTCACCTTTCTGCCTCGGGAGGCGACAGCAGCACCCCGAGGAAGAAAGCAGCCGCCACTCGGCAGCGCCGGTCCGGGCAGCTGCGGCCACCTCCGACCTCCCGGCCCGCGCCGcctcccgctcccctccccctccaccccggcCCAGCCTGCCCGGTCGGCGCCTGGCCCCaggcgtgcgcgcgcgcgcgcgcccgcgtgtgtgtgcgcacgcccGACCAGCCTCGGACCCGCGCCCCCGCCCGGCGCAGGACCGCCCCGGGATCCCCGCCCGCGCGCCGCGTCCCACGTCCCctagccgccgccgccgcggggccGCCAGCCGTGCACCCCGGCGC
- the LGALSL gene encoding galectin-related protein: MAGSVADSDAAVKLDDGHLNNSLGSPVQADVYFPRLIVPFCGHIKGGMRPGKKVLVMGIVDLNPESFAISLTCGDSEDPPADVAIELKAVFTDRQLLRNSCISGERGEEQSAIPYFPFIPDQPFRVEILCEHPRFRVFVDGHQLFDFYHRIQTLSAIDTIKINGDLQITKLG, encoded by the exons ATGGCGGGATCGGTGGCCGACAGCGATGCCGCGGTG AAACTAGATGATGGGCATTTAAACAACTCCTTGGGCTCTCCAGTTCAAGCCGACGTGTACTTCCCACGACTG ATAGTTCCATTCTGTGGGCACATTAAAGGTGGCATGAGACCAGGCAAGAAGGTGTTGGTGATGGGCATTGTTGACCTCAACCCAGAGAG CTTTGCCATCAGCTTGACCTGTGGTGACTCTGAAGACCCTCCCGCCGATGTGGCCATTGAACTCAAAGCTGTGTTCACAGACCGGCAGCTACTTAGAAATTCTTGTATATCTGGGGAAAGAGGTGAAGAACAGTCTGCAATCCCTTACTTTCCATTCATCCCAGACCAGCCATTCAGG GTGGAAATTCTCTGTGAGCACCCACGTTTCAGAGTGTTTGTGGATGGACACCAACTTTTTGATTTTTACCACCGCATTCAAACGTTATCTGCAATTGACACCATAAAGATAAACGGGGACCTGCAGATCACTAAGCTTGGCTGA